In one window of Gossypium arboreum isolate Shixiya-1 chromosome 4, ASM2569848v2, whole genome shotgun sequence DNA:
- the LOC108459413 gene encoding pleiotropic drug resistance protein 2-like isoform X2 has protein sequence MASALAGDDLARSMSNRSMSKRSMSRRMSLAPSGSQRGWASASIREAWNSQTDVFQKSGREEDEEELKWAAIERLPTYDRLRKGMLKHVLEEGKVGYEQVDIDNLDVQDKKNLMESVLRVVEEDNERFLLRLRERTDRVGIDVPKIEVRFEHLSIEGDAYLGTRALPTLLNSTLNTIEGVLGLIKLFPSKKREVNILRDVSGIVKPSRMTLLLGPPGSGKTTLLQALAGKTDTDLRVSGKITYCGHEFHEFIPQRTSAYISQHDLHHGEMTVRETLDFSGRCLGIGTRYELLAELSRREKQAGIKPDPEIDAFMKATAMVGQKTSLGTDYVLKILGLDICSDIMVGDDMRRGISGGQKKRVTTGEMLVGPAKALFMDEISTGLDSSTTFQIVKFMKQMVHIMDVTMIISLLQPAPETYDLFDDIILLSEGKIVYQGPRENVLEFFESVGFKCPERKGVADFLQEVTSKKDQQQYWCRKDEPYRHISVPEFVAHFNSFHIGQKLDDELRVPYDKSKTHPAALVKERYGISNWELFKACFAREWLLMKRNSFVYIFKTTQITIMSVIAFTVFFRTKMKAGLIENGVKFYGALFFSLINVMFNGMAELALTIFRLPVFFKQRDFMFYPAWAFALPIWVLRIPLSLLESGIWIILTYYTIGFAPGASRFFRQFLAFFGIHQMALSLFRFIAAVGRTQVVANTLGTFTLLVVFVLGGFVVAKNDIKSWMIWGYYISPMSYGQNAIVINEFLDKRWSIPMPFNQSISVGKALLQSRGMYTEEFWYWICVAALLGFSLLFNLLFIVALTYLNPLGDSKSVILDEGDENKNKKQSSSDGQHNLKSIEMSSPSAASIFEGLTSSTKKGMVLPFQPLSLAFDHVSYFVDMPAEMKGQGIEETRLRLLRDVSGAFRPGVLTALVGVSGAGKTTLMDVLAGRKTGGYIEGSISISGYPKNQETFARVSGYCEQNDIHSPHVTVYESLVYSAWLRLAKEVNAETRKMFVEEVMDLVELNPLKNSLVGLPGVDGLSTEQRKRLTIAVELVANPSIIFMDEPTSGLDARAAAIVMRTVRNTVDTGRTVVCTIHQPSIDIFEAFDELFLMKRGGQVIYAGPLGCHSHKLVEYFEAVPGVPKIQGGYNPATWMLEISSTAVEAQLDVDFAEIYANSELYRKNEELIKDLCTPVPGTRDLHFPTTYSQDFFTQCKACFWKQYHSYWRNPQYNAIRFFMTFFVGIIFGVIFWDKGNKIHKQQDLMNLLGAMYSAVLFLGATNTSAVQSVVAIERTVFYRERAAGMYSPLPYAFAQVAIEAIYVSIQTLVYSILLYTMIGFQMEVGRFFMFYFFILMCFMYFTLYGMMLVALTPNHQFAAIIMSFFLSFWNLFSGFLIPRTEIPIWWRWYYWASPVAWTIYGLVTSQVGDKSDMVVTTGEIPIAIKDFLEKSLGFDYSFLPAVVAAHIGWVLLFLFVFAYGIKFLNFQRR, from the exons ATGGCATCAGCACTGGCTGGAGATGATCTTGCGAGGTCGATGAGCAACCGGTCAATGAGCAAGAGGTCAATGAGCCGGAGGATGAGTTTGGCCCCGTCGGGAAGCCAACGAGGCTGGGCTTCAGCTAGTATAAGGGAGGCATGGAATAGCCAAACCGATGTGTTCCAAAAAAGTGGCAGGGAAGAAGATGAGGAAGAGCTGAAATGGGCGGCCATTGAAAGGCTGCCTACATATGATCGTCTCAGGAAAGGGATGCTGAAGCATGTTTTGGAAGAAGGGAAAGTTGGATATGAACAAGTTGATATCGATAACCTTGACGTGCAAGACAAGAAGAATCTTATGGAAAGTGTGCTAAGGGTTGTTGAAGAGGATAATGAGAGGTTTCTTCTTAGGCTCAGGGAGAGAACCGACAG GGTGGGAATTGATGTTCCAAAGATTGAAGTTCGGTTCGAGCATTTATCCATTGAAGGGGATGCTTATCTTGGAACCAGAGCCCTTCCAACTTTGCTGAATTCAACCTTGAACACAATTGAG GGAGTTCTTGGATTAATCAAGCTTTTCCCTTCCAAGAAAAGAGAGGTCAATATACTCCGAGATGTCAGTGGAATAGTGAAACCATCAAG GATGACACTGCTCTTAGGACCTCCAGGGTCTGGAAAAACTACATTGCTGCAGGCACTTGCTGGGAAGACCGACACCGATTTAAGG GTATCAGGAAAAATTACTTATTGTGGTCATGAATTTCATGAATTCATCCCTCAAAGGACAAGTGCTTATATAAGTCAACATGACCTTCACCATGGTGAGATGACAGTTAGGGAGACACTGGATTTCTCAGGACGGTGCTTGGGGATTGGAACTCGATATGAACTCTTGGCAGAGTTGTCAAGGAGGGAGAAACAAGCAGGCATCAAACCAGATCCTGAAATTGATGCATTCATGAAAGCTACTGCAATGGTTGGCCAAAAGACTAGTCTTGGAACTGATTATGTGCTCAAG ATTCTTGGACTGGATATCTGTTCTGATATCATGGTGGGTGATGATATGAGAAGGGGCATATCTGGTGGACAGAAGAAACGTGTAACTACAG GTGAAATGTTGGTCGGACCTGCAAAAGCTCTTTTCATGGATGAGATTTCAACCGGTCTTGATAGTTCTACAACTTTTCAGATTGTAAAGTTTATGAAGCAGATGGTTCATATCATGGATGTAACTATGATTATTTCTCTTCTGCAACCTGCACCAGAAACCTATGACCTTTTCGATGACATTATCTTGCTTTCTGAGGGTAAGATAGTGTACCAAGGACCGAGAGAGAATGTTCTTGAATTCTTTGAAAGTGTGGGATTCAAATGTCCAGAAAGGAAAGGAGTGGCAGATTTCTTACAAGAAGTGACTTCCAAAAAGGACCAACAGCAGTATTGGTGTAGAAAGGACGAACCTTATCGACATATATCTGTACCAGAGTTCGTGGCGCATTTCAACTCTTTCCACATTGGTCAAAAGCTTGATGATGAACTTAGAGTTCCATATGATAAGTCTAAAACTCATCCAGCAGCTTTGGTGAAAGAAAGATATGGAATCTCAAACTGGGAACTTTTCAAGGCTTGTTTTGCAAGAGAGTGGCTATTGATGAAGCGTAACTCTTTCGTATACATATTCAAGACCACCCAAATTACCATTATGTCTGTCATTGCTTTCACAGTGTTTTTCAGGACAAAAATGAAAGCTGGTCTAATTGAAAATGGTGTGAAATTTTATGGTGCACTGTTCTTCAGTCTCATTAATGTAATGTTTAACGGGATGGCTGAGCTTGCACTAACCATATTTAGGCTTCCGGTATTCTTCAAACAaagggatttcatgttttatcCAGCATGGGCCTTTGCCTTGCCAATTTGGGTCCTTAGAATTCCCCTTTCTTTACTAGAGTCAGGGATATGGATCATCCTAACTTATTACACTATTGGTTTTGCTCCAGGTGCCAGTAG GTTTTTCCGTCAATTCCTAGCGTTCTTTGGCATTCACCAGATGGCACTGTCTCTCTTCCGCTTCATCGCTGCAGTTGGAAGAACACAAGTTGTAGCAAACACACTTGGTACCTTTACCCTGCTGGTGGTTTTTGTCCTTGGTGGATTTGTTGTCGCTAAAA ATGACATCAAGTCATGGATGATTTGGGGCTATTACATCTCTCCGATGTCATATGGACAAAATGCCATTGTCATCAATGAATTTCTTGACAAAAGATGGAGTATT CCTATGCCATTTAATCAATCCATCTCAGTAGGGAAGGCTCTTCTCCAATCCAGAGGCATGTATACAGAAGAGTTCTGGTATTGGATTTGTGTTGCAGCACTCCTTGGATTTTCTCTGCTTTTTAATCTCTTGTTTATTGTCGCATTAACGTATTTGAATC CTCTGGGAGATTCCAAATCTGTTATTTTGGATGAGGGTGATGAGAATAAGAACAAGAAGCAATCATCTTCCGACGGGCAGCATAATTTGAAATCCATAGAAATGAGTTCACCATCAGCTGCTTCAATCTTTGAAGGTTTGACTT CATCTACAAAGAAAGGAATGGTGTTACCTTTCCAACCCTTGTCACTTGCATTTGATCATGTCAGTTACTTCGTTGACATGCCTGCT GAAATGAAAGGCCAAGGAATTGAAGAGACTCGTCTTCGATTACTGCGAGATGTAAGTGGTGCTTTTAGACCTGGTGTCTTAACAGCATTAGTTGGGGTTAGTGGAGCAGGAAAGACCACCTTGATGGATGTGCTAGCAGGAAGAAAAACCGGTGGGTATATTGAAGGAAGTATCAGCATTTCTGGATATCCGAAGAACCAAGAAACTTTTGCTCGGGTTAGCGGTTATTGTGAACAAAATGATATCCATTCCCCACATGTTACTGTCTATGAATCGCTTGTGTACTCTGCTTGGCTTCGTCTTGCAAAGGAGGTTAACGCAGAAACACGAAAG ATGTTTGTTGAAGAAGTAATGGATCTGGTAGAGCTTAATCCTCTCAAGAATTCTCTAGTTGGCCTTCCCGGAGTTGATGGCCTGTCAACTGAACAACGAAAAAGGCTCACAATAGCTGTAGAGTTGGTTGCGAATCCATCGATCATCTTCATGGATGAACCAACATCAGGCCTTGATGCTAGAGCAGCAGCCATCGTAATGCGAACTGTGAGAAATACAGTGGATACAGGGAGAACTGTGGTTTGCACAATTCACCAACCAAGCATAGACATATTTGAAGCTTTCGACGAG CTATTCTTGATGAAGAGAGGAGGGCAAGTCATTTATGCCGGACCACTTGGTTGCCATTCTCACAAACTTGTAGAATACTTTGAA GCCGTGCCAGGAGTTCCTAAGATCCAAGGAGGCTACAATCCTGCAACATGGATGTTGGAAATCAGTTCCACTGCTGTTGAGGCTCAGCTTGACGTCGATTTTGCTGAAATTTATGCCAATTCTGAACTTTATAG GAAAAATGAGGAACTTATCAAAGATCTATGCACCCCAGTGCCTGGAACTAGGGACCTTCACTTCCCAACTACATACTCTCAAGACTTCTTTACTCAATGCAAAGCCTGCTTTTGGAAGCAGTACCACTCATATTGGAGGAATCCCCAATACAACGCCATCCGATTCTTCATGACCTTTTTCGTTGGTATCATATTTGGAGTAATTTTCTGGGACAAAGGAAATAAGAT ACACAAGCAGCAAGATCTGATGAATCTGCTGGGAGCAATGTACTCTGCGGTCCTTTTCCTCGGAGCCACCAACACTTCGGCAGTGCAATCCGTTGTAGCAATCGAAAGAACAGTCTTCTATCGTGAAAGGGCAGCAGGAATGTATTCACCATTGCCTTATGCATTTGCTCAG GTGGCAATTGAGGCAATATATGTTTCAATACAAACATTGGTATACAGTATACTACTTTACACAATGATAGGATTCCAAATGGAAGTTGGAAGGTTTTTCATGTTCTACTTCTTCATATTGATGTGCTTCATGTATTTCACACTCTATGGGATGATGCTTGTAGCTCTTACTCCTAACCATCAATTTGCTGCCATTATCATGTCCTTTTTCCTAAGCTTTTGGAACCTCTTCTCTGGTTTCCTCATCCCTAGGACG GAAATTCCAATATGGTGGAGGTGGTACTACTGGGCATCTCCAGTTGCATGGACAATCTATGGGCTAGTCACATCCCAAGTTGGTGACAAATCAGACATGGTTGTAACAACTGGAGAAATTCCAATAGCAATAAAAGATTTCCTCGAGAAAAGCCTAGGGTTTGACTATAGCTTCCTTCCAGCAGTTGTTGCAGCCCATATTGGTTGGGTTCTTCTCTTCTTGTTTGTGTTTGCCTATGGTATCAAGTTCCTTAACTTCCAAAGGAGATGA
- the LOC108459413 gene encoding pleiotropic drug resistance protein 2-like isoform X5, whose protein sequence is MASALAGDDLARSMSNRQRGWASASIREAWNSQTDVFQKSGREEDEEELKWAAIERLPTYDRLRKGMLKHVLEEGKVGYEQVDIDNLDVQDKKNLMESVLRVVEEDNERFLLRLRERTDRVGIDVPKIEVRFEHLSIEGDAYLGTRALPTLLNSTLNTIEGVLGLIKLFPSKKREVNILRDVSGIVKPSRMTLLLGPPGSGKTTLLQALAGKTDTDLRVSGKITYCGHEFHEFIPQRTSAYISQHDLHHGEMTVRETLDFSGRCLGIGTRYELLAELSRREKQAGIKPDPEIDAFMKATAMVGQKTSLGTDYVLKILGLDICSDIMVGDDMRRGISGGQKKRVTTGEMLVGPAKALFMDEISTGLDSSTTFQIVKFMKQMVHIMDVTMIISLLQPAPETYDLFDDIILLSEGKIVYQGPRENVLEFFESVGFKCPERKGVADFLQEVTSKKDQQQYWCRKDEPYRHISVPEFVAHFNSFHIGQKLDDELRVPYDKSKTHPAALVKERYGISNWELFKACFAREWLLMKRNSFVYIFKTTQITIMSVIAFTVFFRTKMKAGLIENGVKFYGALFFSLINVMFNGMAELALTIFRLPVFFKQRDFMFYPAWAFALPIWVLRIPLSLLESGIWIILTYYTIGFAPGASRFFRQFLAFFGIHQMALSLFRFIAAVGRTQVVANTLGTFTLLVVFVLGGFVVAKNDIKSWMIWGYYISPMSYGQNAIVINEFLDKRWSIPMPFNQSISVGKALLQSRGMYTEEFWYWICVAALLGFSLLFNLLFIVALTYLNPLGDSKSVILDEGDENKNKKQSSSDGQHNLKSIEMSSPSAASIFEGLTSSTKKGMVLPFQPLSLAFDHVSYFVDMPAEMKGQGIEETRLRLLRDVSGAFRPGVLTALVGVSGAGKTTLMDVLAGRKTGGYIEGSISISGYPKNQETFARVSGYCEQNDIHSPHVTVYESLVYSAWLRLAKEVNAETRKMFVEEVMDLVELNPLKNSLVGLPGVDGLSTEQRKRLTIAVELVANPSIIFMDEPTSGLDARAAAIVMRTVRNTVDTGRTVVCTIHQPSIDIFEAFDELFLMKRGGQVIYAGPLGCHSHKLVEYFEAVPGVPKIQGGYNPATWMLEISSTAVEAQLDVDFAEIYANSELYRKNEELIKDLCTPVPGTRDLHFPTTYSQDFFTQCKACFWKQYHSYWRNPQYNAIRFFMTFFVGIIFGVIFWDKGNKIHKQQDLMNLLGAMYSAVLFLGATNTSAVQSVVAIERTVFYRERAAGMYSPLPYAFAQVAIEAIYVSIQTLVYSILLYTMIGFQMEVGRFFMFYFFILMCFMYFTLYGMMLVALTPNHQFAAIIMSFFLSFWNLFSGFLIPRTEIPIWWRWYYWASPVAWTIYGLVTSQVGDKSDMVVTTGEIPIAIKDFLEKSLGFDYSFLPAVVAAHIGWVLLFLFVFAYGIKFLNFQRR, encoded by the exons ATGGCATCAGCACTGGCTGGAGATGATCTTGCGAGGTCGATGAGCAACCG CCAACGAGGCTGGGCTTCAGCTAGTATAAGGGAGGCATGGAATAGCCAAACCGATGTGTTCCAAAAAAGTGGCAGGGAAGAAGATGAGGAAGAGCTGAAATGGGCGGCCATTGAAAGGCTGCCTACATATGATCGTCTCAGGAAAGGGATGCTGAAGCATGTTTTGGAAGAAGGGAAAGTTGGATATGAACAAGTTGATATCGATAACCTTGACGTGCAAGACAAGAAGAATCTTATGGAAAGTGTGCTAAGGGTTGTTGAAGAGGATAATGAGAGGTTTCTTCTTAGGCTCAGGGAGAGAACCGACAG GGTGGGAATTGATGTTCCAAAGATTGAAGTTCGGTTCGAGCATTTATCCATTGAAGGGGATGCTTATCTTGGAACCAGAGCCCTTCCAACTTTGCTGAATTCAACCTTGAACACAATTGAG GGAGTTCTTGGATTAATCAAGCTTTTCCCTTCCAAGAAAAGAGAGGTCAATATACTCCGAGATGTCAGTGGAATAGTGAAACCATCAAG GATGACACTGCTCTTAGGACCTCCAGGGTCTGGAAAAACTACATTGCTGCAGGCACTTGCTGGGAAGACCGACACCGATTTAAGG GTATCAGGAAAAATTACTTATTGTGGTCATGAATTTCATGAATTCATCCCTCAAAGGACAAGTGCTTATATAAGTCAACATGACCTTCACCATGGTGAGATGACAGTTAGGGAGACACTGGATTTCTCAGGACGGTGCTTGGGGATTGGAACTCGATATGAACTCTTGGCAGAGTTGTCAAGGAGGGAGAAACAAGCAGGCATCAAACCAGATCCTGAAATTGATGCATTCATGAAAGCTACTGCAATGGTTGGCCAAAAGACTAGTCTTGGAACTGATTATGTGCTCAAG ATTCTTGGACTGGATATCTGTTCTGATATCATGGTGGGTGATGATATGAGAAGGGGCATATCTGGTGGACAGAAGAAACGTGTAACTACAG GTGAAATGTTGGTCGGACCTGCAAAAGCTCTTTTCATGGATGAGATTTCAACCGGTCTTGATAGTTCTACAACTTTTCAGATTGTAAAGTTTATGAAGCAGATGGTTCATATCATGGATGTAACTATGATTATTTCTCTTCTGCAACCTGCACCAGAAACCTATGACCTTTTCGATGACATTATCTTGCTTTCTGAGGGTAAGATAGTGTACCAAGGACCGAGAGAGAATGTTCTTGAATTCTTTGAAAGTGTGGGATTCAAATGTCCAGAAAGGAAAGGAGTGGCAGATTTCTTACAAGAAGTGACTTCCAAAAAGGACCAACAGCAGTATTGGTGTAGAAAGGACGAACCTTATCGACATATATCTGTACCAGAGTTCGTGGCGCATTTCAACTCTTTCCACATTGGTCAAAAGCTTGATGATGAACTTAGAGTTCCATATGATAAGTCTAAAACTCATCCAGCAGCTTTGGTGAAAGAAAGATATGGAATCTCAAACTGGGAACTTTTCAAGGCTTGTTTTGCAAGAGAGTGGCTATTGATGAAGCGTAACTCTTTCGTATACATATTCAAGACCACCCAAATTACCATTATGTCTGTCATTGCTTTCACAGTGTTTTTCAGGACAAAAATGAAAGCTGGTCTAATTGAAAATGGTGTGAAATTTTATGGTGCACTGTTCTTCAGTCTCATTAATGTAATGTTTAACGGGATGGCTGAGCTTGCACTAACCATATTTAGGCTTCCGGTATTCTTCAAACAaagggatttcatgttttatcCAGCATGGGCCTTTGCCTTGCCAATTTGGGTCCTTAGAATTCCCCTTTCTTTACTAGAGTCAGGGATATGGATCATCCTAACTTATTACACTATTGGTTTTGCTCCAGGTGCCAGTAG GTTTTTCCGTCAATTCCTAGCGTTCTTTGGCATTCACCAGATGGCACTGTCTCTCTTCCGCTTCATCGCTGCAGTTGGAAGAACACAAGTTGTAGCAAACACACTTGGTACCTTTACCCTGCTGGTGGTTTTTGTCCTTGGTGGATTTGTTGTCGCTAAAA ATGACATCAAGTCATGGATGATTTGGGGCTATTACATCTCTCCGATGTCATATGGACAAAATGCCATTGTCATCAATGAATTTCTTGACAAAAGATGGAGTATT CCTATGCCATTTAATCAATCCATCTCAGTAGGGAAGGCTCTTCTCCAATCCAGAGGCATGTATACAGAAGAGTTCTGGTATTGGATTTGTGTTGCAGCACTCCTTGGATTTTCTCTGCTTTTTAATCTCTTGTTTATTGTCGCATTAACGTATTTGAATC CTCTGGGAGATTCCAAATCTGTTATTTTGGATGAGGGTGATGAGAATAAGAACAAGAAGCAATCATCTTCCGACGGGCAGCATAATTTGAAATCCATAGAAATGAGTTCACCATCAGCTGCTTCAATCTTTGAAGGTTTGACTT CATCTACAAAGAAAGGAATGGTGTTACCTTTCCAACCCTTGTCACTTGCATTTGATCATGTCAGTTACTTCGTTGACATGCCTGCT GAAATGAAAGGCCAAGGAATTGAAGAGACTCGTCTTCGATTACTGCGAGATGTAAGTGGTGCTTTTAGACCTGGTGTCTTAACAGCATTAGTTGGGGTTAGTGGAGCAGGAAAGACCACCTTGATGGATGTGCTAGCAGGAAGAAAAACCGGTGGGTATATTGAAGGAAGTATCAGCATTTCTGGATATCCGAAGAACCAAGAAACTTTTGCTCGGGTTAGCGGTTATTGTGAACAAAATGATATCCATTCCCCACATGTTACTGTCTATGAATCGCTTGTGTACTCTGCTTGGCTTCGTCTTGCAAAGGAGGTTAACGCAGAAACACGAAAG ATGTTTGTTGAAGAAGTAATGGATCTGGTAGAGCTTAATCCTCTCAAGAATTCTCTAGTTGGCCTTCCCGGAGTTGATGGCCTGTCAACTGAACAACGAAAAAGGCTCACAATAGCTGTAGAGTTGGTTGCGAATCCATCGATCATCTTCATGGATGAACCAACATCAGGCCTTGATGCTAGAGCAGCAGCCATCGTAATGCGAACTGTGAGAAATACAGTGGATACAGGGAGAACTGTGGTTTGCACAATTCACCAACCAAGCATAGACATATTTGAAGCTTTCGACGAG CTATTCTTGATGAAGAGAGGAGGGCAAGTCATTTATGCCGGACCACTTGGTTGCCATTCTCACAAACTTGTAGAATACTTTGAA GCCGTGCCAGGAGTTCCTAAGATCCAAGGAGGCTACAATCCTGCAACATGGATGTTGGAAATCAGTTCCACTGCTGTTGAGGCTCAGCTTGACGTCGATTTTGCTGAAATTTATGCCAATTCTGAACTTTATAG GAAAAATGAGGAACTTATCAAAGATCTATGCACCCCAGTGCCTGGAACTAGGGACCTTCACTTCCCAACTACATACTCTCAAGACTTCTTTACTCAATGCAAAGCCTGCTTTTGGAAGCAGTACCACTCATATTGGAGGAATCCCCAATACAACGCCATCCGATTCTTCATGACCTTTTTCGTTGGTATCATATTTGGAGTAATTTTCTGGGACAAAGGAAATAAGAT ACACAAGCAGCAAGATCTGATGAATCTGCTGGGAGCAATGTACTCTGCGGTCCTTTTCCTCGGAGCCACCAACACTTCGGCAGTGCAATCCGTTGTAGCAATCGAAAGAACAGTCTTCTATCGTGAAAGGGCAGCAGGAATGTATTCACCATTGCCTTATGCATTTGCTCAG GTGGCAATTGAGGCAATATATGTTTCAATACAAACATTGGTATACAGTATACTACTTTACACAATGATAGGATTCCAAATGGAAGTTGGAAGGTTTTTCATGTTCTACTTCTTCATATTGATGTGCTTCATGTATTTCACACTCTATGGGATGATGCTTGTAGCTCTTACTCCTAACCATCAATTTGCTGCCATTATCATGTCCTTTTTCCTAAGCTTTTGGAACCTCTTCTCTGGTTTCCTCATCCCTAGGACG GAAATTCCAATATGGTGGAGGTGGTACTACTGGGCATCTCCAGTTGCATGGACAATCTATGGGCTAGTCACATCCCAAGTTGGTGACAAATCAGACATGGTTGTAACAACTGGAGAAATTCCAATAGCAATAAAAGATTTCCTCGAGAAAAGCCTAGGGTTTGACTATAGCTTCCTTCCAGCAGTTGTTGCAGCCCATATTGGTTGGGTTCTTCTCTTCTTGTTTGTGTTTGCCTATGGTATCAAGTTCCTTAACTTCCAAAGGAGATGA